A section of the Streptomyces sp. V3I8 genome encodes:
- a CDS encoding MerR family transcriptional regulator: MEELAREAGITVRTLRFYRERKLIPPPRREGRIAWYDEDHLARLRTIAALLERGHTLNGIAELAEAFDHGRDVGELLGLGAPTEETPVRLSPEELADVFAGQATPENLAASLDLGYLATDGTDIVHISRRLLETSAALVREGIPLADILAAAHRVREHADALAELFTDLVLTPSRTPEDLHRLRPLAKSVVEAELSMALDRRLSQRPGP; encoded by the coding sequence ATGGAGGAGCTGGCCAGGGAGGCCGGCATCACCGTGCGCACCCTGCGCTTCTACCGGGAACGGAAGCTGATACCGCCCCCGCGCCGCGAAGGCCGCATCGCCTGGTACGACGAGGACCACCTCGCCCGCCTGCGCACCATCGCGGCCCTCCTGGAGCGCGGTCACACGCTCAACGGCATCGCGGAGCTGGCCGAGGCGTTCGACCACGGCCGTGACGTGGGAGAGCTGCTGGGCCTCGGCGCACCCACCGAGGAGACCCCGGTCCGCCTCTCCCCCGAGGAACTGGCCGACGTCTTCGCGGGCCAGGCCACCCCGGAGAACCTCGCCGCGTCCCTGGACCTCGGCTACCTCGCCACCGACGGCACGGACATCGTCCACATCAGCCGCCGGCTCCTGGAGACCTCGGCGGCCCTGGTCCGCGAGGGCATCCCGCTGGCGGACATCCTCGCGGCCGCCCACCGCGTCCGCGAACACGCCGACGCCCTGGCCGAGTTGTTCACCGACCTGGTCCTCACCCCGAGCCGCACCCCGGAAGACCTGCACCGCCTGCGCCCCCTGGCGAAGAGCGTGGTGGAGGCGGAACTGTCGATGGCACTGGACCGACGGCTGAGCCAACGGCCAGGACCTTAG
- a CDS encoding recombinase family protein: MQLTSAHAEYPRALGAVRLSILTSVTTSPDRQRAVIQLCSEHLGFTLIAEATDLGVSARKASPFERPSLSPWLRRPDEYDVIVWSHVDRAVRSVAHMSELIEWAQKHATTLVFGMPEEQPLKVTPQADGDVIRLCMELAYIAEQESRTISSRLASSHEALRAAGRYGGGLVPFGYRKAPHPSGRGWGLSPDPEAAALVRMIVDDVHAGQSLIAIARKLNESGVPVPRDRHAQLEGRSMGGHRHGRHFERFRWTSGTLSKVLRGPSLMGHRTHGGKTVLNTCGTPVLIGQPLLSTEDFQALQDALLARSNGTRRSRRRTAALLTGVAYCAGCEGRMYFAARKGYAYGDYVCRATARGEVCPSPVGMRSDWLEAYTINRYREATETDAAVSRELLLGNGTRVTVAKGHRGGAPARLAGPDTSRLTFTLGEHLGAQSKS; this comes from the coding sequence ATGCAGCTGACTTCGGCTCACGCCGAATACCCACGAGCTCTGGGAGCCGTGCGCCTCAGCATCCTGACCTCGGTGACCACCTCACCCGATAGGCAACGAGCTGTAATCCAGCTCTGCAGTGAGCACCTGGGCTTCACACTGATCGCCGAAGCCACAGATCTCGGGGTATCTGCACGCAAAGCTTCCCCCTTCGAGAGGCCTTCCCTGTCGCCTTGGCTGCGGCGCCCGGACGAATACGATGTCATCGTGTGGTCACATGTGGACCGCGCCGTACGATCAGTTGCCCACATGTCCGAGTTGATCGAGTGGGCCCAGAAGCACGCGACGACACTCGTCTTCGGGATGCCCGAAGAACAACCGCTCAAGGTCACACCACAGGCGGATGGCGACGTCATCCGCCTGTGCATGGAGCTGGCCTACATCGCCGAGCAGGAGTCACGCACCATCTCCTCCCGGCTCGCCAGCAGTCACGAAGCGCTGCGCGCGGCCGGTCGCTACGGCGGCGGACTGGTCCCCTTCGGCTATCGGAAGGCCCCACACCCCTCAGGCCGTGGATGGGGCCTCTCCCCCGACCCTGAGGCTGCGGCTCTCGTCCGCATGATCGTGGACGACGTACACGCAGGACAGTCACTGATCGCCATCGCGCGCAAACTCAACGAATCAGGTGTGCCGGTGCCTCGCGACCGCCACGCCCAGCTCGAGGGTCGCTCCATGGGCGGCCATCGCCACGGGCGGCACTTCGAACGATTCCGTTGGACTTCAGGCACGTTGTCCAAGGTGTTGCGTGGCCCGTCCTTGATGGGCCACCGAACGCACGGAGGTAAGACTGTGCTCAACACCTGCGGCACCCCGGTGCTCATCGGGCAGCCGCTCTTGTCCACCGAAGACTTCCAGGCACTGCAGGACGCTCTCCTTGCCCGCTCCAACGGCACGCGGCGCTCGAGGCGCCGGACGGCTGCGCTGCTCACTGGCGTCGCATACTGTGCGGGCTGCGAAGGACGCATGTACTTCGCAGCCCGCAAAGGCTACGCGTACGGCGACTACGTGTGCCGTGCAACCGCGCGCGGTGAAGTGTGCCCCTCTCCCGTCGGGATGCGATCCGACTGGCTGGAGGCTTACACCATCAACCGCTACCGCGAAGCTACAGAAACAGACGCCGCCGTCTCTCGCGAACTCCTCCTCGGGAACGGCACTCGCGTCACTGTCGCCAAGGGCCACCGCGGCGGCGCCCCGGCCCGCCTCGCCGGACCGGACACCTCACGCTTGACCTTCACGCTTGGCGAACACCTCGGCGCGCAGTCGAAGAGCTGA
- a CDS encoding exodeoxyribonuclease III, giving the protein MCRYRARVLTVTSVNVNGLRAAAKKGFVEWLAETSADVLCLQEVRAEPEQLPAGVRQPEGWHVVHAPAAAKGRAGVSLYTRREPDRVQVGFGSAEFDGSGRYVEADLPGVTVASLYLPSGEVGTGRQDEKVRFMGEFLPYLKELRERAATDGREVVVCGDWNIAHQPADLKNWRANQKNSGFLPEERAWLGQVLDATDGGYVDVVRALHPDTDGPYSWWSYRGRAFDNDSGWRIDLAVATPGLAARAVKAVVERAASHEERWSDHAPVTVSFEM; this is encoded by the coding sequence GTGTGCCGGTATCGTGCCCGGGTGCTGACTGTGACCTCTGTGAATGTGAACGGACTCCGGGCCGCGGCCAAGAAGGGCTTCGTGGAGTGGCTGGCGGAGACGTCCGCCGACGTGCTGTGCCTCCAGGAGGTGCGGGCCGAGCCCGAGCAGCTCCCGGCGGGCGTACGGCAGCCGGAGGGATGGCACGTCGTGCACGCGCCCGCCGCCGCGAAGGGCCGGGCCGGGGTCTCCCTCTACACGCGCCGCGAGCCCGACCGCGTCCAGGTCGGCTTCGGGTCCGCCGAGTTCGACGGCAGCGGGCGCTACGTCGAGGCCGACCTGCCCGGTGTCACCGTCGCCAGCCTGTACCTGCCGTCCGGCGAGGTCGGGACCGGGCGGCAGGACGAGAAGGTCCGGTTCATGGGCGAGTTCCTCCCCTATCTGAAGGAGCTGCGCGAGCGGGCCGCCACCGACGGGCGCGAGGTCGTGGTGTGCGGCGACTGGAACATCGCCCATCAGCCGGCCGACCTGAAGAACTGGCGCGCCAACCAGAAGAACTCCGGCTTCCTCCCCGAGGAGCGGGCCTGGCTCGGCCAGGTCCTCGACGCGACGGACGGCGGATACGTGGACGTCGTACGCGCGCTGCACCCGGACACGGACGGCCCGTACTCGTGGTGGTCCTACCGGGGGCGGGCCTTCGACAACGATTCAGGTTGGAGGATCGACCTGGCCGTGGCCACCCCGGGGCTTGCCGCCCGGGCCGTCAAAGCGGTCGTGGAGCGGGCAGCCAGCCATGAGGAGCGGTGGTCGGACCACGCTCCTGTGACCGTGTCCTTCGAGATGTGA
- a CDS encoding GNAT family N-acetyltransferase, producing MDIRRVAFDHPDAVKLNDQVQAEYAVRYGDEGDVTPLDPSMFRPPAGLYLMAYDGLDRPVATGGWRTQDANDEGYSDGDAELKRMYVVEEARGNGLARRILGALEDDARAADRTRMVLETGNKQPEAIALYLSSGYEPCVKFGHYRFHDDSRCYAKLL from the coding sequence ATGGATATACGCCGGGTCGCCTTCGACCACCCCGACGCCGTCAAGCTCAACGACCAGGTGCAGGCCGAGTACGCCGTGCGCTACGGCGACGAGGGCGACGTCACCCCGCTCGACCCGTCGATGTTCAGGCCGCCGGCCGGCCTCTACCTGATGGCGTACGACGGCCTGGACCGGCCCGTGGCCACCGGCGGCTGGCGCACCCAGGACGCGAACGACGAGGGCTACTCGGACGGCGACGCCGAGCTGAAGCGCATGTACGTGGTCGAGGAGGCCCGCGGCAACGGCCTGGCCCGCCGCATCCTGGGGGCGCTGGAGGACGACGCCCGCGCGGCCGACCGCACCCGCATGGTCCTGGAGACCGGCAACAAGCAGCCCGAGGCCATCGCCCTGTACCTGTCCAGCGGCTACGAGCCCTGCGTCAAGTTCGGCCACTACCGCTTCCACGACGACAGCCGCTGCTACGCGAAGCTTCTGTGA
- the glpR gene encoding gephyrin-like molybdotransferase receptor GlpR — MSSSGLIYAVIVGAWAAYLVPMWLRRQDELNEARPTERFSTAIRLLSGRAGMERRYAKDLQARSTDEGEQRADPDAVTDSVDVRAFAMPPTRREVRANVDDARHAQQAAQQASRQASQQAASRQAARQTSQQAPEEQAPEQEERQAARRASATPPKSGSRSAAHPAPGQGRATGGRPVPQQGAKPPSSSASSPGRRAAAAEAAARARRSKVLARRRRTTVMLFFAFTLGTVVAAVGGLAFLWAPGVPAVMLSIYIAYLRSQERHRFTYVMDRRRAEVAAQRLRERQPRRRPAADPGTADEPEDGPEPDTDPGMSALAADRRALVEQTDHAEWVDQQRERRNGPARGDSWDPVPVPLPTYVTAPVAPRATSDVDLGAPDAWSSARSSTVEPNAEEPADLAETAGTAGAQEEPDGPDGDDGPDGAADARRAAAARRARERGRTPLFDQYEDGERPRAANE; from the coding sequence GTGAGCAGCAGCGGCCTGATCTACGCAGTCATTGTCGGGGCCTGGGCCGCCTACTTGGTGCCGATGTGGCTCCGTAGGCAGGACGAGCTGAACGAGGCCCGTCCGACGGAACGCTTCAGCACCGCCATCCGGCTTCTCTCCGGACGGGCGGGCATGGAGCGCCGGTACGCCAAGGACCTGCAGGCGCGCTCCACCGACGAGGGGGAGCAGCGCGCCGACCCGGACGCCGTCACCGACTCGGTGGACGTCCGGGCCTTCGCCATGCCTCCGACGCGCCGGGAAGTGCGGGCGAACGTCGACGACGCGCGGCACGCGCAGCAGGCCGCCCAGCAGGCGTCGAGGCAGGCCTCGCAGCAGGCCGCTTCCCGGCAGGCCGCCCGGCAGACCTCGCAGCAGGCGCCGGAGGAACAGGCACCGGAGCAGGAGGAACGGCAGGCGGCGCGCCGGGCGTCCGCGACGCCGCCCAAGTCCGGCTCCCGGTCCGCGGCCCACCCGGCGCCGGGCCAGGGCCGCGCGACGGGCGGCCGCCCCGTACCGCAGCAGGGTGCCAAACCGCCGTCGTCCTCGGCGTCCTCTCCCGGGCGACGGGCGGCCGCGGCGGAGGCCGCAGCGCGTGCCCGGCGCTCGAAGGTGCTCGCGCGCCGACGGCGTACGACCGTCATGCTCTTCTTCGCCTTCACGCTCGGCACGGTCGTCGCGGCCGTCGGCGGACTGGCGTTCCTGTGGGCGCCCGGAGTGCCCGCGGTGATGCTGAGCATCTACATCGCGTACCTGCGCTCCCAGGAGCGGCACCGCTTCACGTACGTGATGGACCGCAGGCGTGCCGAGGTCGCGGCGCAGCGACTGCGTGAGCGCCAGCCGCGCCGGCGGCCGGCCGCCGACCCGGGCACCGCCGACGAGCCGGAGGACGGACCCGAGCCCGACACCGACCCCGGCATGTCCGCACTCGCCGCCGACCGCCGCGCCCTCGTCGAGCAGACCGACCACGCGGAGTGGGTCGACCAGCAGCGCGAGCGCCGCAACGGTCCCGCCCGGGGCGACAGCTGGGACCCGGTCCCGGTGCCCCTGCCGACGTACGTGACCGCGCCGGTCGCCCCGCGCGCGACATCCGACGTCGACCTGGGCGCGCCGGACGCGTGGAGCTCGGCACGGTCCAGCACGGTCGAACCGAACGCGGAGGAGCCGGCGGACCTGGCGGAGACGGCCGGGACGGCCGGTGCGCAGGAGGAGCCGGACGGGCCCGACGGGGACGACGGCCCGGACGGCGCCGCGGACGCCCGCCGCGCGGCCGCGGCCCGCCGGGCCCGTGAACGGGGCCGCACGCCGCTCTTCGACCAGTACGAGGACGGCGAGCGCCCGCGCGCCGCCAACGAGTGA
- a CDS encoding GNAT family N-acetyltransferase: MNSPSWPVELVDGDVVLRPIKLRDQRAWRDVNRRNRDWLRPWEATIPPPTPSGPIVHRPTYRQMVRHLRAEANAGRMLPFVIEYQGRLVGQLTVAGITWGSMCSGHVGYWVDEAVAGRGVMPTAVALVSDHCFRTVGLHRIEVCIRPENGPSRRVVEKLGFRDEGVRPRYLHIDGAWRDHLVFALTAEEIPEGLLARWRRTRSRNASENSPRDTPRNTA; encoded by the coding sequence CTGAACAGCCCATCCTGGCCGGTCGAGCTGGTCGACGGCGATGTGGTCCTCAGGCCCATAAAGCTGCGCGACCAGCGGGCCTGGCGTGACGTCAACCGGCGCAACCGGGACTGGCTGCGCCCCTGGGAGGCGACCATCCCGCCGCCCACGCCCAGCGGGCCGATCGTCCACCGGCCGACGTACCGGCAGATGGTCCGGCACCTGCGCGCCGAGGCGAACGCGGGGCGGATGCTGCCGTTCGTCATCGAGTACCAGGGGCGGCTCGTCGGGCAGCTGACGGTCGCCGGAATCACCTGGGGCTCCATGTGCTCGGGCCATGTCGGCTACTGGGTGGACGAGGCGGTCGCCGGCCGGGGAGTGATGCCGACGGCCGTCGCGCTCGTCTCCGACCACTGCTTCCGCACCGTTGGTCTGCACCGCATCGAGGTCTGCATTCGGCCCGAGAACGGACCGAGCCGGCGGGTCGTCGAGAAACTCGGATTCCGTGACGAAGGTGTCCGTCCCCGTTATCTCCACATCGACGGCGCCTGGCGCGACCACCTCGTCTTCGCGCTCACGGCGGAGGAGATCCCCGAAGGACTGCTGGCCCGCTGGCGCCGGACACGTTCGAGGAACGCGTCCGAAAACTCACCGAGGGACACCCCCAGGAACACCGCGTAA
- a CDS encoding molybdenum cofactor biosynthesis protein B — MTAPASVPAEPPTGGALTAPYSALVVTASNRAAAGVYEDRGGPLIAQGLAKAGFAVDGPWVVPDGDPVENALRTGVRAGYDVVVTTGGTGISPTDRTPEATRKVIDREVPGIAEAIRAFGREKVPTAALSRGLAGVAEGTLIVNLPGSSGGVKDGLAVLEPLLIHAVDQIRGGDHPGTGGSGGAS, encoded by the coding sequence ATGACGGCGCCCGCGTCGGTACCGGCCGAACCGCCGACCGGCGGCGCGCTGACGGCCCCGTACAGCGCGCTCGTGGTGACGGCCTCCAACCGCGCCGCGGCGGGCGTCTACGAGGACAGGGGCGGGCCCCTGATCGCGCAGGGCCTCGCGAAGGCCGGCTTCGCCGTCGACGGCCCCTGGGTGGTCCCGGACGGGGACCCCGTCGAGAACGCGCTGCGGACGGGCGTCCGCGCTGGGTACGACGTCGTCGTGACGACCGGCGGCACCGGCATCTCGCCCACCGACCGCACCCCCGAGGCCACGCGGAAGGTGATCGACCGCGAGGTGCCGGGCATCGCCGAGGCCATCAGGGCGTTCGGGAGGGAGAAGGTGCCCACGGCGGCCCTCTCCCGGGGTCTCGCCGGGGTCGCGGAGGGGACGCTGATCGTGAACCTGCCGGGCTCCTCCGGCGGGGTCAAGGACGGCCTCGCCGTCCTCGAACCCCTCCTGATCCACGCCGTCGACCAGATCCGCGGCGGCGACCACCCCGGAACCGGCGGCAGCGGGGGTGCGAGCTGA
- the moaC gene encoding cyclic pyranopterin monophosphate synthase MoaC, with protein MSTQDRLTHIDEAGAARMVDVSEKDVTARTARASGRVLVSPRVIELLRGEGVPKGDALATARIAGIMGAKRTPDLIPLCHPLSVSGVKLDLSVADDAVEILATVRTTDRTGVEMEALTAVTVAALTVIDMVKAVDKGAVITDVRVEQKTGGKSGDWSRT; from the coding sequence ATGAGTACGCAGGACCGACTGACCCACATCGACGAGGCGGGCGCCGCCCGTATGGTCGACGTGTCCGAGAAGGACGTGACCGCCCGCACCGCCCGCGCCAGCGGCCGGGTCCTGGTCTCGCCCCGCGTGATCGAGCTGCTGCGCGGCGAGGGGGTCCCCAAGGGCGACGCCCTCGCCACCGCGCGCATCGCGGGCATCATGGGCGCCAAACGCACACCGGACCTGATCCCGCTCTGTCACCCGTTGTCGGTGTCGGGTGTCAAGCTGGACCTGTCGGTCGCGGACGACGCCGTCGAGATCCTGGCCACCGTGAGGACCACCGACCGCACGGGCGTCGAGATGGAGGCCCTCACTGCGGTCACCGTGGCGGCCCTCACCGTGATCGACATGGTCAAGGCGGTCGACAAGGGGGCGGTCATCACGGACGTGCGCGTGGAGCAGAAGACGGGCGGCAAGTCGGGCGACTGGAGCCGGACATGA
- the glp gene encoding gephyrin-like molybdotransferase Glp: protein MSSAATRATGQDHLWSVTEHIEDILATVRPLDPIELQLLDAQGCVLVEDVVVPLSLPPFDNSSMDGYAVRVADVAGASEEYPAVLEVVGDVAAGQSELLHVGPGQAARVMTGAQLPPGAEAVVPVEWTDGGLGAGPVSGMRARSASPEGASGQVHVHRPAQARAHVRAKGSDVRAGDRALAAGTVLGPPQIGLLAAIGRGTVRVRPRPRVVVMSTGSELVQPDAALEAGQIYDSNSFALCAAARDAGAIAYRVGAVADDAETLRATIEDQLIRADLVVTTGGVSVGAYDVVKEALSPAGDEDEPGSGIDFRKLAMQPGKPQGFGTIGPDHTPLLALPGNPVSSYVSFELFVRPAIRTLMGVQDVHRPTVRATLRTEKALTSPAGRRQFLRGRHADGEVTPVGGAGSHLVAALAHADALIVVPESVESVEPGTEVDVVLLGR from the coding sequence TTGAGCAGCGCCGCGACCCGTGCCACCGGCCAGGACCACCTCTGGTCGGTGACCGAGCACATCGAGGACATCCTGGCGACCGTGCGCCCCCTCGACCCCATCGAGCTGCAGCTCCTCGACGCCCAGGGCTGCGTCCTGGTCGAGGACGTCGTGGTGCCGCTGTCGCTGCCGCCCTTCGACAACAGCTCGATGGACGGGTACGCGGTCCGGGTCGCGGACGTGGCGGGCGCGAGCGAGGAGTACCCGGCGGTCCTGGAGGTCGTCGGCGACGTGGCGGCGGGACAGTCCGAGCTGCTGCACGTGGGTCCCGGCCAGGCCGCCCGCGTCATGACGGGCGCCCAACTGCCGCCCGGCGCCGAGGCCGTCGTGCCCGTGGAGTGGACCGACGGGGGCCTCGGCGCGGGCCCCGTCTCCGGGATGCGCGCCCGCAGCGCGTCCCCCGAGGGCGCCTCGGGACAGGTGCACGTCCACCGCCCGGCGCAGGCACGCGCGCACGTACGCGCCAAGGGCAGCGACGTGCGGGCCGGCGACCGCGCCCTGGCCGCCGGCACCGTCCTCGGCCCCCCGCAGATCGGCCTGCTCGCCGCGATCGGCCGCGGAACCGTCCGGGTCCGCCCGCGCCCGCGCGTGGTGGTCATGTCCACCGGCAGTGAACTCGTCCAGCCCGACGCCGCGTTGGAGGCCGGCCAGATCTACGACTCCAACAGCTTCGCGCTGTGCGCCGCGGCCCGGGACGCCGGAGCGATCGCCTACCGGGTGGGCGCGGTCGCCGACGATGCCGAGACGCTCCGCGCCACCATCGAGGACCAGCTCATCCGCGCCGACCTCGTGGTCACCACGGGCGGTGTCAGCGTCGGCGCGTACGACGTCGTCAAGGAGGCGCTCTCGCCGGCCGGCGACGAGGACGAGCCGGGCAGCGGCATCGACTTCCGCAAGCTCGCCATGCAGCCCGGCAAGCCCCAGGGCTTCGGGACCATCGGCCCCGACCACACCCCGCTCCTCGCCCTCCCGGGCAACCCCGTCTCGTCGTACGTGTCCTTCGAGCTGTTCGTGCGCCCCGCGATCCGGACCCTGATGGGCGTGCAGGACGTCCACCGTCCCACCGTCCGCGCGACACTCCGTACGGAGAAGGCGCTCACCTCGCCCGCCGGGCGCCGTCAATTCCTGCGCGGACGTCACGCGGACGGGGAGGTGACCCCCGTCGGCGGCGCCGGATCCCACCTGGTCGCGGCCCTCGCGCACGCCGACGCCCTGATCGTGGTCCCGGAGTCCGTCGAGTCCGTGGAGCCCGGCACCGAGGTCGACGTGGTCCTCCTCGGCCGGTAG
- the galU gene encoding UTP--glucose-1-phosphate uridylyltransferase GalU — translation MTQSHPRISKAVIPAAGLGTRFLPATKATPKEMLPVVDKPAIQYVVEEAASAGLDDVLMITGRNKRPLEDHFDRNYELESALQKKGDAGRLAKVQESSDLATMHYVRQGDPKGLGHAVLCAAPHVGDEPFAVLLGDDLIDPRDPLLKRMVDVQEQHGGSVIALMEVAPEQIHLYGCAAVEATADGDVVKVTGLVEKPDPADAPSNYAVIGRYVLDPHVFDILRTTEPGRGGEIQLTDALQQLASDEKVGGPVHGVVFKGRRYDTGDRGDYLRAIVRLACEREDLGPDFRTWLRSYVTEEM, via the coding sequence ATGACTCAGTCGCACCCAAGGATCAGCAAGGCTGTCATCCCGGCAGCGGGTCTCGGCACCCGGTTCCTGCCGGCCACCAAGGCAACTCCCAAGGAGATGCTGCCGGTCGTGGACAAGCCGGCGATCCAGTACGTGGTCGAGGAGGCCGCGTCCGCGGGCCTCGACGACGTCCTCATGATCACGGGCCGCAACAAGCGGCCCCTCGAGGACCACTTCGACCGCAACTACGAGCTGGAGTCGGCCCTTCAGAAGAAGGGTGACGCCGGCCGGCTCGCGAAGGTGCAGGAGTCGAGCGACCTCGCCACCATGCACTACGTCCGCCAGGGCGACCCCAAGGGCCTCGGCCACGCCGTGCTGTGCGCCGCCCCGCACGTCGGCGACGAGCCCTTCGCGGTCCTCCTGGGCGACGACCTGATCGACCCGCGCGACCCGCTGCTCAAGCGCATGGTCGACGTCCAGGAGCAGCACGGCGGCAGTGTCATCGCGCTCATGGAGGTCGCGCCCGAGCAGATCCACCTCTACGGATGCGCGGCCGTCGAGGCCACCGCCGACGGCGACGTCGTCAAGGTGACCGGCCTCGTCGAGAAGCCCGACCCGGCGGACGCCCCCAGCAACTACGCGGTCATCGGCCGCTACGTGCTCGACCCGCACGTCTTCGACATACTCCGCACGACCGAGCCCGGCCGCGGCGGCGAGATCCAGCTCACCGACGCCCTCCAGCAGCTCGCGTCGGACGAGAAGGTCGGCGGCCCCGTGCACGGCGTCGTCTTCAAGGGCCGCCGCTATGACACCGGTGACCGCGGGGACTACCTGCGTGCCATTGTCCGGCTCGCGTGCGAACGTGAAGACCTGGGCCCGGACTTCCGGACCTGGCTTCGCAGTTACGTCACCGAGGAGATGTAG
- a CDS encoding 5-formyltetrahydrofolate cyclo-ligase — MSHPGPEEEFDKRSLRRELLQVRSRLTADDVRETATLLAARALELPELAHARTVAAYVSVGSEPGTRALLDALHARGVRVLLPTLLADNDLDWGAYDGRGSLVRVRHGGRMALLEPAGGRLGPEAVLTADAVLLPGLAVDGRGLRLGRGGGSYDRVLARLARAAADPALVVLLYDSEVVARVPEEPHDRPVHAAVTPSAVHRFRPRARPSLP; from the coding sequence ATGAGTCACCCGGGACCTGAAGAGGAGTTTGACAAACGTTCGTTGCGGCGAGAGCTCCTCCAGGTGAGGAGCCGGTTGACGGCCGATGACGTGCGGGAAACGGCGACCTTGCTGGCCGCCCGCGCGCTGGAGCTGCCCGAACTGGCGCACGCGCGCACGGTGGCGGCCTACGTCTCCGTGGGGAGCGAGCCGGGCACCCGCGCGCTCCTCGACGCGCTCCACGCGCGCGGAGTGCGCGTCCTGCTGCCGACGCTCCTCGCGGACAACGACCTCGACTGGGGCGCCTACGACGGCCGGGGCTCGCTCGTGCGCGTGCGGCACGGGGGCAGGATGGCCCTCCTGGAGCCCGCGGGCGGGCGCCTGGGCCCGGAGGCCGTCCTGACGGCCGACGCCGTCCTGCTGCCGGGCCTGGCCGTGGACGGGCGCGGCCTGCGGCTCGGCCGCGGCGGCGGATCGTACGACCGGGTGCTCGCGCGCCTCGCGCGGGCGGCCGCGGATCCGGCCCTGGTGGTGCTGCTGTACGACTCCGAAGTGGTCGCCCGCGTCCCCGAGGAGCCGCACGACCGGCCGGTGCACGCGGCGGTCACCCCTTCCGCGGTGCACCGCTTCCGCCCACGCGCCCGCCCGTCCCTGCCGTAG